One stretch of Ananas comosus cultivar F153 linkage group 6, ASM154086v1, whole genome shotgun sequence DNA includes these proteins:
- the LOC109711495 gene encoding ranBP2-type zinc finger protein At1g67325-like isoform X3, which translates to MSQVDNRNSSAGKRARTDGGRREDDWTCPSCGNVNFSFRTTCNMRNCTQSRPADHNTKPAPKHFQTPPPYTSSAAYIGSGTPSSMYLGASPYSSTLYNGPAMPRYDLPFSGGSAYPYSYGSRFQVGSPGPYGPIHLSGPPPYSGGSMMGAGGMYGVPPLVDRYGLGLHMGHGAMGVRPGPYPDDGVQKKASGVGRDNDWVCPNCGNNNFSFRNICNMRKCNTPRPGSQGSKSEVSKGSKQKMPEGSWKCEKCNNINYPFRTKCNRQNCGAEKPPQADNPDGQASEEDDQAE; encoded by the exons GTGGTCGAAGGGAAGATGATTGGACATGCCCTAGCTGCGGCAACGTCAACTTCTCATTCAGGACGACATGCAATATGCGGAACTGCACACAGTCAAGGCCTGCAGATCATAATACG AAGCCAGCTCCAAAACATTTTCAGACTCCTCCACCTTACACATCATCAGCAGCCTACATAGGATCTGGGACTCCATCCTCAATGTACCTTGGTGCTTCTCCTTACAGTTCAACTCTCTATAATGGGCCAGCAATGCCCCGATACGACTTACCTTTTTCTGGAGGTTCTGCTTATCCATATAGCTATGGAAGCCGCTTTCAAGTTGGTAGTCCGGGCCCTTATGGTCCAATTCATTTGTCCGGACCTCCTCCTTATTCTGGTGGATCTATGATGGGAGCAg GTGGTATGTATGGTGTGCCTCCTCTAGTAGACCGATATGGGTTAGGCTTGCATATGGGTCATGGTGCAATG GGAGTAAGGCCTGGGCCATATCCTGATGACGGTGTCCAAAAGAAGGCCTCAG GAGTGGGACGAGATAATGATTGGGTGTGTCCTAATTGTGGCAACAACAACTTCTCTTTTCGAAACATTTGCAACATGAGGAAGTGCAACACCCCAAGGCCAGGAAGCCAG GGCTCAAAATCTGAGGTTTCAAAAGGTTCCA aACAAAAAATGCCGGAAGGTAGCTGGAAATGCGAGAAGTGTAACAACATTAATTATCCTTTTCGGACCAAGTGTAACCGACAAAATTGTGGTGCTGAAAAGCCTCCTCAGGCAGACAATCCTGATGGTCAGGCATCTGAGGAGGATGATCAG
- the LOC109711495 gene encoding ranBP2-type zinc finger protein At1g67325-like isoform X2 codes for MSQVDNRNSSAGKRARTDGGRREDDWTCPSCGNVNFSFRTTCNMRNCTQSRPADHNTKPAPKHFQTPPPYTSSAAYIGSGTPSSMYLGASPYSSTLYNGPAMPRYDLPFSGGSAYPYSYGSRFQVGSPGPYGPIHLSGPPPYSGGSMMGAGGMYGVPPLVDRYGLGLHMGHGAMGVRPGPYPDDGVQKKASGVGRDNDWVCPNCGNNNFSFRNICNMRKCNTPRPGSQGSKSEVSKGSKQKMPEGSWKCEKCNNINYPFRTKCNRQNCGAEKPPQADNPDGQASEEDDQYKEDS; via the exons GTGGTCGAAGGGAAGATGATTGGACATGCCCTAGCTGCGGCAACGTCAACTTCTCATTCAGGACGACATGCAATATGCGGAACTGCACACAGTCAAGGCCTGCAGATCATAATACG AAGCCAGCTCCAAAACATTTTCAGACTCCTCCACCTTACACATCATCAGCAGCCTACATAGGATCTGGGACTCCATCCTCAATGTACCTTGGTGCTTCTCCTTACAGTTCAACTCTCTATAATGGGCCAGCAATGCCCCGATACGACTTACCTTTTTCTGGAGGTTCTGCTTATCCATATAGCTATGGAAGCCGCTTTCAAGTTGGTAGTCCGGGCCCTTATGGTCCAATTCATTTGTCCGGACCTCCTCCTTATTCTGGTGGATCTATGATGGGAGCAg GTGGTATGTATGGTGTGCCTCCTCTAGTAGACCGATATGGGTTAGGCTTGCATATGGGTCATGGTGCAATG GGAGTAAGGCCTGGGCCATATCCTGATGACGGTGTCCAAAAGAAGGCCTCAG GAGTGGGACGAGATAATGATTGGGTGTGTCCTAATTGTGGCAACAACAACTTCTCTTTTCGAAACATTTGCAACATGAGGAAGTGCAACACCCCAAGGCCAGGAAGCCAG GGCTCAAAATCTGAGGTTTCAAAAGGTTCCA aACAAAAAATGCCGGAAGGTAGCTGGAAATGCGAGAAGTGTAACAACATTAATTATCCTTTTCGGACCAAGTGTAACCGACAAAATTGTGGTGCTGAAAAGCCTCCTCAGGCAGACAATCCTGATGGTCAGGCATCTGAGGAGGATGATCAG
- the LOC109711495 gene encoding ranBP2-type zinc finger protein At1g67325-like isoform X1, whose product MSQVDNRNSSAGKRARTDGGRREDDWTCPSCGNVNFSFRTTCNMRNCTQSRPADHNTKPAPKHFQTPPPYTSSAAYIGSGTPSSMYLGASPYSSTLYNGPAMPRYDLPFSGGSAYPYSYGSRFQVGSPGPYGPIHLSGPPPYSGGSMMGAGGMYGVPPLVDRYGLGLHMGHGAMGVRPGPYPDDGVQKKASGVGRDNDWVCPNCGNNNFSFRNICNMRKCNTPRPGSQGSKSEVSKGSKQKMPEGSWKCEKCNNINYPFRTKCNRQNCGAEKPPQADNPDGQASEEDDQVRMQLEGVKFQ is encoded by the exons GTGGTCGAAGGGAAGATGATTGGACATGCCCTAGCTGCGGCAACGTCAACTTCTCATTCAGGACGACATGCAATATGCGGAACTGCACACAGTCAAGGCCTGCAGATCATAATACG AAGCCAGCTCCAAAACATTTTCAGACTCCTCCACCTTACACATCATCAGCAGCCTACATAGGATCTGGGACTCCATCCTCAATGTACCTTGGTGCTTCTCCTTACAGTTCAACTCTCTATAATGGGCCAGCAATGCCCCGATACGACTTACCTTTTTCTGGAGGTTCTGCTTATCCATATAGCTATGGAAGCCGCTTTCAAGTTGGTAGTCCGGGCCCTTATGGTCCAATTCATTTGTCCGGACCTCCTCCTTATTCTGGTGGATCTATGATGGGAGCAg GTGGTATGTATGGTGTGCCTCCTCTAGTAGACCGATATGGGTTAGGCTTGCATATGGGTCATGGTGCAATG GGAGTAAGGCCTGGGCCATATCCTGATGACGGTGTCCAAAAGAAGGCCTCAG GAGTGGGACGAGATAATGATTGGGTGTGTCCTAATTGTGGCAACAACAACTTCTCTTTTCGAAACATTTGCAACATGAGGAAGTGCAACACCCCAAGGCCAGGAAGCCAG GGCTCAAAATCTGAGGTTTCAAAAGGTTCCA aACAAAAAATGCCGGAAGGTAGCTGGAAATGCGAGAAGTGTAACAACATTAATTATCCTTTTCGGACCAAGTGTAACCGACAAAATTGTGGTGCTGAAAAGCCTCCTCAGGCAGACAATCCTGATGGTCAGGCATCTGAGGAGGATGATCAG GTCAGGATGCAGTTGGAGGGGGTTAAATTTCAGTGA
- the LOC109711495 gene encoding ranBP2-type zinc finger protein At1g67325-like isoform X4 has translation MSQVDNRNSSAGKRARTDGGRREDDWTCPSCGNVNFSFRTTCNMRNCTQSRPADHNTKPAPKHFQTPPPYTSSAAYIGSGTPSSMYLGASPYSSTLYNGPAMPRYDLPFSGGSAYPYSYGSRFQVGSPGPYGPIHLSGPPPYSGGSMMGAGGMYGVPPLVDRYGLGLHMGHGAMGVRPGPYPDDGVQKKASGVGRDNDWVCPNCGNNNFSFRNICNMRKCNTPRPGSQGSKSEVSKGSKQKMPEGSWKCEKCNNINYPFRTKCNRQNCGAEKPPQADNPDGQASEEDDQ, from the exons GTGGTCGAAGGGAAGATGATTGGACATGCCCTAGCTGCGGCAACGTCAACTTCTCATTCAGGACGACATGCAATATGCGGAACTGCACACAGTCAAGGCCTGCAGATCATAATACG AAGCCAGCTCCAAAACATTTTCAGACTCCTCCACCTTACACATCATCAGCAGCCTACATAGGATCTGGGACTCCATCCTCAATGTACCTTGGTGCTTCTCCTTACAGTTCAACTCTCTATAATGGGCCAGCAATGCCCCGATACGACTTACCTTTTTCTGGAGGTTCTGCTTATCCATATAGCTATGGAAGCCGCTTTCAAGTTGGTAGTCCGGGCCCTTATGGTCCAATTCATTTGTCCGGACCTCCTCCTTATTCTGGTGGATCTATGATGGGAGCAg GTGGTATGTATGGTGTGCCTCCTCTAGTAGACCGATATGGGTTAGGCTTGCATATGGGTCATGGTGCAATG GGAGTAAGGCCTGGGCCATATCCTGATGACGGTGTCCAAAAGAAGGCCTCAG GAGTGGGACGAGATAATGATTGGGTGTGTCCTAATTGTGGCAACAACAACTTCTCTTTTCGAAACATTTGCAACATGAGGAAGTGCAACACCCCAAGGCCAGGAAGCCAG GGCTCAAAATCTGAGGTTTCAAAAGGTTCCA aACAAAAAATGCCGGAAGGTAGCTGGAAATGCGAGAAGTGTAACAACATTAATTATCCTTTTCGGACCAAGTGTAACCGACAAAATTGTGGTGCTGAAAAGCCTCCTCAGGCAGACAATCCTGATGGTCAGGCATCTGAGGAGGATGATCAG TGA